One window of the Candidatus Chryseobacterium colombiense genome contains the following:
- a CDS encoding DUF3857 domain-containing protein, translating into MMKIFCIGALSIASLYFAQSFPASAIPENLKKNANAVIRKDFTTIQINKIDDIKYQLYTVTTVLNKDGNSDALVYIPYEKGDNISDVKVNIYDEAGKKIKSYSKSDFGDFANNQQGTFYSDNRVLSLSYTPTQYPYTVEFSYQIEDENTVFLPDFVPFRSTNVSLEESQMKIINKSGIELKTKTYPSKYNYTSVVESNNADEKIYAYKNVPAIDDAFLLPQPVKILPKVSFALTKFNLEGKQGTINNWKDFGSWYYKNILEPVFVSTPAIKAEVASLNLQGTKEEKVRKIYQYMQSKTRYIFVALGIGGWQPMLPDEVQKKGYGDCKGLSTYMKTLLDEAGIPSYYCKINSDSSPISFDKDFPKMGGNHIILMVPTEKGNIWLENTSQQIAFNHLSYSTTDRNVLAVKQDGIDIIDTPSYPAEQNKEKQVLKIKLNEDNSILGEGSFSYTGSQYDHNLAFTNMQPKERNETVKSLFDVLHFDKVEMKNFLNDKDNAIAKYDLDFKANNYSKNAGSSIIFRAVPVYSNTVYKTEDNRELPFELRQSFEDEYEINYTVPRNYKLDEIPENVTVNSEFGTYKLNFVKNGDELKVNRTIRINKGLYPKEKYNDYINFRKKTLNLDNSKILISKI; encoded by the coding sequence ATGATGAAAATATTTTGTATTGGAGCTTTATCAATAGCTTCTTTATATTTCGCTCAGAGCTTTCCTGCTTCTGCCATACCTGAAAATTTGAAGAAAAATGCAAATGCTGTTATCAGAAAAGATTTTACAACCATTCAAATTAATAAAATTGACGATATAAAATACCAGCTTTATACAGTAACAACTGTCTTAAATAAGGATGGAAATTCAGATGCCTTAGTATATATTCCTTATGAAAAAGGGGATAATATTTCGGATGTTAAAGTAAATATTTATGATGAAGCTGGAAAAAAGATAAAGTCTTATTCAAAATCTGATTTTGGTGATTTTGCTAATAATCAACAAGGAACATTTTATTCTGATAATAGAGTATTGTCTTTATCATATACACCAACACAATATCCTTATACAGTAGAGTTTTCTTATCAGATTGAAGATGAAAATACAGTTTTCTTGCCAGATTTTGTGCCTTTTAGGTCGACTAATGTTTCATTAGAAGAATCACAGATGAAAATTATTAATAAATCTGGGATTGAACTTAAAACCAAAACATATCCTTCAAAATATAATTATACATCTGTTGTAGAAAGCAATAATGCAGATGAAAAAATATATGCTTATAAAAATGTTCCTGCTATTGATGATGCTTTTTTATTGCCTCAACCTGTGAAAATTTTACCAAAAGTAAGTTTTGCTTTAACGAAATTTAATTTGGAAGGAAAGCAAGGGACGATTAATAACTGGAAAGATTTTGGATCTTGGTATTACAAGAATATTTTAGAACCTGTTTTTGTATCTACTCCGGCCATTAAAGCCGAAGTTGCTTCATTGAATTTGCAAGGGACAAAGGAAGAGAAAGTACGAAAGATCTACCAATATATGCAAAGTAAAACACGGTATATTTTTGTAGCGTTGGGAATTGGAGGTTGGCAACCGATGCTTCCGGATGAAGTTCAGAAAAAAGGATATGGTGACTGTAAGGGACTATCAACTTATATGAAGACGTTATTAGATGAGGCAGGAATTCCATCTTACTATTGTAAAATTAATTCTGATTCTTCACCTATCTCTTTTGATAAAGATTTTCCGAAAATGGGAGGAAATCATATTATTTTAATGGTTCCTACCGAAAAAGGAAATATTTGGCTTGAAAATACATCACAACAAATTGCTTTCAATCATTTAAGTTACAGTACGACAGATAGAAATGTTCTTGCTGTTAAACAAGATGGAATAGACATAATTGACACTCCTTCTTATCCTGCTGAACAAAATAAAGAAAAACAGGTTTTGAAAATTAAATTAAATGAGGATAACAGTATTTTGGGTGAAGGGAGTTTTTCTTATACGGGAAGTCAGTATGATCATAATTTAGCTTTTACCAATATGCAGCCAAAGGAAAGGAATGAAACTGTAAAAAGTCTTTTTGATGTACTACATTTTGATAAAGTTGAAATGAAAAATTTTCTTAATGATAAAGATAATGCTATTGCAAAATATGATCTTGATTTTAAAGCAAATAATTATTCTAAAAATGCAGGAAGTAGTATAATTTTTAGGGCTGTTCCGGTTTATTCTAACACAGTTTATAAAACGGAAGACAACCGAGAATTGCCTTTTGAACTGAGACAGTCATTTGAAGATGAATACGAAATCAATTATACAGTTCCTAGAAATTATAAACTAGATGAAATTCCTGAAAATGTTACCGTTAATTCTGAATTTGGAACATACAAATTAAATTTTGTGAAAAACGGAGATGAGTTAAAAGTAAACAGGACGATCAGAATCAACAAGGGACTTTATCCTAAAGAAAAGTATAACGATTATATTAATTTCAGAAAAAAAACTCTTAACCTAGACAATTCTAAAATTTTAATTTCTAAAATCTAA
- a CDS encoding RsiV family protein, with product MKNIIAVLALSAFFTFSACKKSETTNLTTNVENQTDQFSVDSIKVNDSIKLNDSLTIKYSSKMLVFPSIKDKKLLDSIYFADKKVQDFSKNGLESLLEKNKNEYFNSIKKESKDWISDMKFSQEWYSDLGMDMKSNRNDYLHIQYSWSSYEGGAHDNYGYSERVFDLKNNKKVELKDITSIPKNKLEALLMKNVNKMNGGASDDKGEINNSEMLLVEVIPVTENFYFDDKNLYFHYSPYEITAFAAGDITIPVSWQELAGTLNPQFKERMKIK from the coding sequence ATGAAAAACATAATTGCTGTTTTGGCGCTTTCTGCCTTTTTCACTTTTTCTGCCTGTAAAAAATCTGAAACGACAAATCTGACAACGAATGTGGAAAATCAAACCGATCAATTTTCTGTCGATTCGATTAAGGTGAATGATTCTATTAAGCTTAATGACTCATTGACCATAAAGTACTCTTCTAAAATGCTGGTTTTCCCAAGTATTAAGGATAAAAAATTATTAGACAGTATTTATTTTGCAGATAAAAAAGTTCAGGATTTTTCTAAGAATGGACTTGAGTCGCTTTTAGAAAAAAATAAAAATGAATATTTTAATAGTATTAAGAAAGAGTCAAAAGATTGGATTTCCGATATGAAATTTTCGCAGGAATGGTATTCAGACCTTGGAATGGATATGAAATCAAATCGTAATGATTATCTTCATATACAATATAGCTGGAGTTCTTATGAAGGTGGTGCTCACGATAATTACGGGTATTCGGAAAGAGTTTTTGATTTGAAAAATAATAAAAAAGTAGAATTGAAAGACATCACTTCGATACCTAAAAATAAACTGGAAGCTTTGCTCATGAAGAATGTTAATAAAATGAATGGAGGTGCTTCCGATGATAAAGGTGAAATCAATAATTCGGAAATGCTTTTGGTTGAAGTAATTCCAGTCACGGAAAACTTCTATTTTGATGACAAAAATTTGTACTTCCATTATAGTCCTTATGAAATAACAGCTTTTGCAGCAGGTGATATTACGATTCCTGTATCTTGGCAGGAGCTGGCCGGAACATTAAATCCGCAGTTTAAAGAACGAATGAAAATTAAATAA
- a CDS encoding S8 family serine peptidase yields the protein MNKLTCLVFTIISTLSFCQNKLFYIEIPNKNNIPSVENNTGKLFLKHTDNHVTNIFSKYTIYKFEKAFPTSVTPFLQNIYIIETDKGEIINELKNYKNYFPLVRETYVPQVLYTPNDYNYPAGSSNPHKNLDLINIKDAWDYTHGDPNIKIGISDTPIRLTHEDLVGKVTSLVSYTYSDSHGTAVASHAAANTDNGLGLPGTGFNSTVLYNYIGINKLLELSQNGARIVNASWLSTCSYDNIEQAVIDEIHKNGTVIIAAAGNGGTCGGPFNYVYPASYNHVIAISSVGYEDVGYMYNNLPVGWRDRVEQIIGDPSTTHQTNDLVDLSVAGFNVLGATAVNDSSYGGAWGTSLSAPQVSGIVALLFSVNNCLNTNEVESILKLTSFNTESIHENLPYLGKIGAGRIEAGKATKMAWQMNPNNGGEIIISDRNFDRWHFELTNSPQKVRIKNQSFTNNSDITIKAKDYIVFDENVLIQPGSDKANSFYIGDDTCFNFSASNKNINAQNNKQAQNNLIIKKSQAELYPNPVEKNLFIKSNNYLKDDTILITIYDLSGREIMKDKVSYSKFEHLGIDLTSLTQGQYLIELVFPNKEKTIQKIIKK from the coding sequence ATGAATAAATTAACTTGTTTAGTATTTACCATTATATCTACCTTATCCTTTTGTCAAAATAAACTTTTCTATATTGAGATTCCCAATAAAAACAATATCCCAAGTGTAGAAAATAATACTGGTAAGCTATTTTTAAAGCATACAGACAATCATGTTACCAATATTTTTTCAAAATATACCATATATAAATTTGAAAAAGCCTTTCCCACATCCGTAACACCATTTTTGCAGAATATATACATAATAGAAACTGACAAAGGAGAAATTATTAATGAGTTAAAGAATTATAAAAATTACTTCCCTTTAGTAAGAGAAACGTATGTACCACAAGTATTATATACCCCCAATGATTATAATTATCCCGCAGGAAGTTCTAATCCACATAAAAATTTAGATTTAATTAATATAAAAGATGCTTGGGATTACACTCATGGGGATCCAAATATAAAAATAGGAATAAGTGATACTCCAATAAGGCTGACTCATGAAGATTTGGTAGGAAAAGTAACAAGTCTAGTAAGCTATACATATTCAGATTCTCACGGAACTGCTGTTGCAAGCCATGCCGCTGCTAATACGGATAATGGCTTGGGCCTACCGGGAACAGGGTTTAATTCTACAGTTCTTTACAATTACATAGGTATAAATAAACTATTGGAATTATCTCAAAATGGAGCTAGAATTGTAAATGCGAGCTGGCTAAGCACATGCAGCTACGACAATATTGAACAGGCTGTCATTGATGAAATCCATAAAAATGGAACAGTAATTATAGCAGCTGCGGGGAATGGCGGAACCTGCGGTGGTCCATTTAATTATGTATATCCGGCAAGCTATAATCATGTAATTGCTATTTCCAGTGTGGGATATGAAGATGTGGGATATATGTATAATAATCTGCCTGTGGGATGGAGGGACCGTGTTGAGCAGATAATAGGCGATCCCAGTACTACACATCAAACGAATGATCTGGTCGATTTATCAGTTGCAGGCTTTAATGTTCTGGGGGCTACGGCTGTTAATGATAGCTCGTATGGAGGTGCTTGGGGTACTTCTTTATCTGCTCCGCAGGTATCTGGTATTGTGGCACTATTATTTTCTGTAAATAATTGTCTGAATACTAATGAAGTAGAATCAATTCTTAAGCTAACTTCATTTAACACTGAATCAATTCATGAAAATCTACCTTATCTTGGTAAGATAGGTGCTGGGAGAATAGAAGCTGGCAAAGCAACAAAAATGGCATGGCAAATGAATCCGAATAACGGAGGGGAAATTATTATTTCAGATAGAAATTTTGATAGATGGCATTTTGAACTCACCAATTCTCCTCAGAAAGTAAGAATTAAAAATCAATCATTTACAAATAATTCTGACATAACTATAAAAGCTAAAGATTATATAGTTTTTGATGAAAATGTTTTGATCCAACCGGGCTCAGATAAAGCAAACAGCTTTTACATAGGGGATGATACATGCTTTAATTTTTCTGCTTCAAACAAAAATATAAATGCTCAAAATAATAAACAAGCTCAAAATAATTTGATTATTAAAAAGAGTCAAGCAGAATTATATCCTAATCCCGTAGAAAAAAATCTATTTATTAAAAGTAATAATTATTTAAAAGATGACACCATTCTTATAACCATTTATGACTTATCCGGTAGAGAAATTATGAAAGACAAAGTATCATATTCGAAGTTTGAGCATTTGGGTATTGATTTAACAAGTCTGACACAAGGACAATACTTAATTGAGTTAGTTTTTCCAAATAAAGAAAAAACTATACAAAAAATCATAAAAAAATAG
- the gyrB gene encoding DNA topoisomerase (ATP-hydrolyzing) subunit B: MSQKQYTASSIQALEGMEHVRMRPSMYIGDVGVRGLHHLVYEVVDNSIDEALAGYCDTIFVSIKEGNGIEVSDNGRGIPVDFHEKEQKSALEVVMTKIGAGGKFDKDSYKVSGGLHGVGVSCVNALSNQMVTTVYRDGNIYQQIYSKGKAQTEVEEIGHSENRGTKQFFQPDDTIFTELVYNYDTLASRLRELSYLNKGITITLTDEREILEDGSFRTEIFHSEGGLKEFVAYIDGNRESIMEHVIFMEGERDDIPVEVAMRYNTSFNENLHSYVNNINTHEGGTHLAGFRRALTRTLKKYADELGLPAKEKVEITGDDFREGLTAVVSVKVMEPQFEGQTKTKLGNSEVSGAVDKIVGEMLTNFLEENPNEAKIIVQKVVLAAKARQAAKKAREMVQRKSPMGGSGLPGKLSDCSSKNPEESEIFLVEGDSAGGTAKQGRDRFFQAILPLRGKILNVEKSMLHKVYDNEEIKNIYTALGVSVGTEEDSKALNISKLRYHKIVIMTDADIDGSHISTLILTFFFRYMKELIENGYIYIAQPPLYLLKKGNKKQYAYNEKEREEFTLEMSPDGKGVEVQRYKGLGEMNPEQLWETTLNPEHRILKQVTIDNAVEADSVFSMLMGDEVPPRREFIEKNAKYAKIDA; this comes from the coding sequence ATGAGTCAGAAACAATATACAGCTAGTAGTATTCAGGCATTGGAGGGAATGGAGCACGTACGTATGCGTCCTTCAATGTACATTGGTGATGTGGGAGTAAGAGGTCTCCATCATTTGGTTTATGAAGTAGTAGATAACTCTATTGACGAAGCATTGGCAGGGTACTGCGATACCATCTTTGTCAGCATTAAAGAAGGAAACGGAATCGAGGTTAGTGATAACGGTAGAGGTATCCCGGTTGACTTCCACGAAAAAGAACAAAAATCTGCTCTTGAGGTTGTAATGACAAAAATCGGAGCCGGAGGTAAGTTTGATAAAGATTCTTACAAGGTTTCGGGGGGACTTCACGGAGTTGGGGTATCCTGTGTGAATGCACTTTCTAACCAAATGGTTACAACCGTTTACAGAGACGGAAACATATATCAGCAAATTTATTCTAAAGGAAAAGCTCAAACTGAAGTAGAAGAAATCGGACACAGTGAAAACAGAGGAACAAAGCAGTTCTTCCAGCCCGATGATACTATTTTCACGGAATTAGTGTACAATTACGATACATTGGCAAGCCGTTTAAGAGAGCTTTCTTATCTTAATAAAGGGATTACAATTACCCTTACAGACGAAAGAGAGATATTGGAAGACGGTTCTTTCAGAACTGAAATTTTCCATTCTGAAGGAGGTTTGAAAGAGTTCGTAGCATACATCGACGGAAATCGTGAATCGATTATGGAGCATGTGATCTTCATGGAAGGTGAAAGAGATGATATTCCGGTTGAAGTTGCGATGCGTTATAACACGTCATTCAACGAAAATCTTCACTCTTATGTCAATAATATTAATACTCACGAAGGGGGTACTCACTTGGCAGGTTTCAGACGTGCTTTAACGAGAACCTTGAAGAAATATGCAGATGAATTGGGACTTCCTGCAAAAGAAAAAGTAGAAATTACCGGTGATGATTTCCGTGAAGGTTTGACGGCAGTAGTTTCTGTAAAAGTAATGGAGCCTCAGTTTGAAGGACAGACAAAAACGAAACTAGGTAACTCCGAAGTTTCCGGTGCTGTAGATAAAATTGTAGGGGAAATGTTAACTAATTTCTTGGAAGAAAACCCTAACGAAGCTAAAATTATCGTACAAAAAGTTGTCTTGGCTGCAAAAGCAAGACAGGCTGCGAAAAAAGCTCGTGAAATGGTTCAGAGAAAATCTCCGATGGGAGGTTCCGGACTTCCTGGTAAATTATCTGACTGCTCATCTAAAAATCCTGAAGAATCTGAGATCTTCTTAGTGGAGGGGGATTCCGCAGGTGGTACGGCGAAACAAGGGCGTGATAGATTTTTCCAGGCAATTCTTCCGTTGAGAGGTAAAATTTTGAATGTTGAGAAATCAATGCTTCATAAAGTGTATGATAACGAAGAAATCAAGAATATTTATACTGCACTTGGAGTTTCTGTAGGAACAGAAGAAGATAGTAAGGCATTGAATATTTCTAAATTAAGATATCACAAAATCGTTATCATGACCGATGCTGATATCGATGGTTCTCACATTTCTACATTGATCTTGACATTCTTCTTCAGATATATGAAAGAATTGATTGAGAACGGATATATTTATATCGCTCAGCCACCTTTGTATCTATTGAAAAAAGGAAATAAAAAGCAATATGCTTACAACGAAAAAGAGCGTGAAGAATTTACTTTAGAAATGTCTCCGGACGGAAAAGGAGTTGAAGTTCAGCGTTACAAAGGTCTTGGAGAGATGAATCCTGAACAGCTTTGGGAAACAACTCTAAATCCTGAACACAGAATTTTAAAACAAGTTACTATTGATAATGCGGTAGAAGCAGACAGTGTTTTCTCTATGCTGATGGGAGATGAAGTTCCGCCAAGAAGAGAATTCATCGAAAAGAATGCTAAATATGCTAAGATTGATGCATAA
- a CDS encoding dicarboxylate/amino acid:cation symporter: MKTKKIYQQLYFQVIIAIIAGILLGKFYPELGEKMKPLGDGFIKLVKMIIAPVIFITLTLGIAHMTDLKKVGRIAVKAMIYFITFSTLALIIGLIVGNILQPGHGLNIDPSTLSGDVSQYQQKAHETTWTGFIMNIIPETLFSPLVGDNILQVLLVAILMGIALVLTKEKSQRVTDFLQDLSTPIFKIVHILMKLAPIGAFGAMAFTIGKYGLHSVLNLIFLVGTFYITSILFVVLVLGAVAWYNGFNIFKLMYYLKEELLLVLGTSSSESALPGIMEKLEKAGCPKAIVGLVVPTGYSFNLDGTNIYMTLASLFIAQALNIHLPVEKQIMLLLVAMLSSKGAAGVTGAGFVTLAATLAVVPEIPIAGMTLILGIDKFMSECRALTNVIGNSVATVVVANWEKQLDKEQLQYSLHHPNEAEKN; this comes from the coding sequence TTGAAAACAAAAAAAATCTATCAGCAGCTTTATTTTCAAGTTATTATAGCTATCATAGCAGGAATTCTTTTAGGAAAATTTTATCCTGAGCTTGGTGAAAAAATGAAACCATTGGGAGATGGATTTATCAAATTAGTAAAAATGATTATTGCTCCTGTAATTTTCATTACACTTACCCTGGGAATTGCCCACATGACTGATCTGAAAAAAGTGGGGAGAATTGCTGTAAAGGCAATGATCTATTTTATCACCTTTTCAACCTTAGCTTTAATTATTGGTTTAATTGTCGGAAATATTTTACAGCCGGGACATGGTTTAAATATTGATCCTTCTACTCTTTCCGGAGATGTTTCACAATATCAGCAAAAAGCCCATGAAACTACATGGACTGGGTTTATCATGAATATCATTCCTGAAACATTATTTAGCCCATTGGTTGGAGACAATATTTTACAGGTACTTTTAGTCGCAATTTTAATGGGGATTGCCTTGGTTTTAACAAAAGAAAAAAGCCAGAGAGTAACCGATTTTCTACAAGATCTATCGACTCCGATTTTCAAGATTGTGCATATACTGATGAAACTTGCTCCCATCGGAGCTTTTGGAGCAATGGCATTTACCATTGGAAAATACGGACTTCATTCGGTACTGAACTTAATATTCTTAGTTGGTACGTTTTATATCACCTCTATTCTTTTTGTTGTGTTGGTGTTAGGAGCGGTTGCCTGGTACAATGGTTTCAATATCTTCAAACTGATGTATTATTTAAAAGAAGAACTGCTTTTGGTATTAGGGACAAGCTCTTCTGAATCTGCACTTCCGGGGATTATGGAAAAACTGGAAAAAGCAGGCTGCCCAAAAGCTATTGTAGGTTTGGTAGTTCCCACAGGATATTCTTTTAATCTCGACGGAACTAATATTTATATGACTTTAGCATCTTTATTTATTGCCCAGGCCTTAAATATTCATCTTCCTGTTGAAAAACAAATCATGTTGCTATTGGTAGCTATGCTAAGTTCTAAAGGAGCAGCAGGAGTAACCGGAGCCGGTTTTGTAACATTAGCAGCCACTTTAGCAGTAGTTCCTGAAATTCCGATTGCAGGAATGACATTGATTTTAGGAATTGACAAATTTATGAGTGAATGCCGTGCCTTAACCAATGTTATAGGAAATTCGGTAGCGACTGTAGTTGTTGCTAATTGGGAAAAGCAATTAGATAAAGAACAATTGCAATATTCCTTACATCATCCAAATGAAGCTGAAAAAAATTGA
- a CDS encoding transglutaminase-like domain-containing protein, with translation MKKIVMIAICSMNFMFIDAQKHEFLNSPKFNDADLSKQKSTLDENAPAEILYKSVHFSIDNSTGNLIKKTFYRVKIYDKDKAEDWLNLEIPLYQSGSDQETLTKMKAFTYNLENGSSLATKVDKSSKYKSKESKYVSITKFAFPNVKNGSVIEYQYEVTSPFLFSVPEILIETDTPSLYTEYILDSPSNIAYNVNYTGFLSPKYREVDERTLYGTNYRTYRFGYENVKGFKTEKFVSNDRNYRTKVSAELHSTNFRELKLFSSSWEQIKQRLYENEDFGGELKKTKLAKENMPSNIAGISNEVEKANAVFNYVKNTFTWNQDRGIYVEDGIKKMLETKTGNAAEINLFLVMMLREAGIKADPLTISTINHGLINIASPNISNMNFVIAAIQTKDGFHLYDATSKQSSIDQLPPRDWNQFGILMAKEKVQQLTMVNAKPSFTYLTVDAKINDDGSVSGSYSDKDTGTYAMFAKENYDDNADKYKKQYKENFSVDFTNIDSKVLENGDFESTMKFSSENMIDKVGKKIIINPMLFLNKTSNEFDQTEERRYPIDFISPYSRVKKIVLEIPEGYVIEEMPKSKKIVTEDKEIEYNYIIEQKGNKLEIVSTTKVASADYPKEYYPAFKQIWGVASKQENQVISLVKK, from the coding sequence ATGAAAAAGATCGTAATGATAGCTATTTGTTCAATGAATTTTATGTTCATTGACGCACAAAAGCATGAATTCCTTAATTCTCCTAAATTTAATGATGCAGACCTGTCCAAACAGAAATCAACTTTGGATGAGAATGCACCTGCAGAAATATTATATAAATCAGTACATTTCAGTATAGATAATAGTACCGGTAATCTGATTAAAAAAACTTTTTATAGGGTTAAAATTTATGACAAAGATAAAGCTGAAGACTGGTTGAATTTAGAGATTCCTCTCTATCAAAGCGGAAGTGATCAGGAAACACTTACTAAAATGAAAGCTTTTACCTATAATCTTGAAAATGGAAGTTCGCTTGCAACAAAAGTTGATAAGAGCTCAAAATACAAAAGTAAAGAGAGTAAATATGTTTCTATTACGAAATTTGCATTTCCAAATGTAAAAAATGGTTCTGTGATTGAATATCAATATGAAGTTACTTCACCGTTTTTATTTAGTGTTCCCGAAATTTTGATTGAGACAGACACTCCCTCTTTATATACGGAATATATTTTGGATAGCCCTTCAAATATTGCTTATAACGTAAATTATACAGGATTTTTATCTCCAAAATATAGGGAAGTTGATGAGAGAACATTATATGGTACCAATTATAGAACTTATAGATTCGGTTATGAGAATGTAAAAGGTTTTAAAACTGAAAAATTTGTAAGTAATGATAGAAATTACAGAACAAAAGTAAGTGCTGAACTTCATTCAACGAATTTCAGAGAATTAAAATTGTTTTCGTCATCCTGGGAACAGATCAAACAAAGGCTTTATGAAAATGAAGATTTTGGAGGGGAGTTGAAAAAAACAAAATTAGCTAAAGAAAATATGCCTTCTAATATTGCAGGAATTTCTAATGAAGTGGAAAAAGCCAATGCCGTTTTTAATTATGTGAAAAATACTTTTACATGGAATCAGGATAGAGGAATTTATGTGGAAGATGGTATCAAAAAAATGCTTGAAACTAAAACAGGAAATGCGGCAGAAATTAATCTTTTTTTGGTAATGATGCTTCGTGAAGCCGGAATTAAAGCTGATCCATTGACAATTTCTACAATAAATCATGGTTTAATCAATATTGCTTCACCTAATATTTCAAACATGAATTTTGTAATTGCTGCAATTCAGACAAAAGATGGTTTCCATCTATATGATGCAACATCAAAACAGTCTTCAATAGATCAATTACCGCCAAGAGACTGGAATCAGTTTGGAATTTTAATGGCGAAAGAGAAGGTTCAACAATTAACTATGGTAAATGCAAAACCAAGTTTCACTTATTTGACCGTGGATGCTAAAATTAATGACGATGGAAGTGTCTCTGGAAGTTATTCAGATAAAGATACCGGGACCTATGCAATGTTTGCAAAAGAGAACTACGATGATAATGCAGATAAATATAAGAAGCAATACAAAGAGAATTTTTCTGTAGATTTCACCAATATTGATTCTAAAGTTTTGGAGAACGGAGATTTTGAAAGTACAATGAAGTTTTCTTCTGAGAATATGATTGATAAAGTTGGTAAAAAAATCATTATCAATCCAATGCTTTTTTTGAATAAAACATCCAATGAATTTGACCAGACAGAGGAACGTAGGTATCCTATTGATTTTATTTCTCCATATTCAAGAGTGAAAAAAATTGTGCTGGAAATTCCGGAAGGTTATGTAATTGAAGAAATGCCAAAGAGCAAAAAAATTGTTACCGAGGATAAAGAAATAGAATATAACTATATCATAGAACAAAAAGGTAATAAACTGGAAATTGTTTCCACAACCAAAGTGGCAAGTGCAGATTATCCGAAAGAATATTATCCAGCTTTTAAACAGATTTGGGGAGTTGCTTCCAAACAGGAAAACCAGGTAATCAGTCTGGTAAAAAAGTAA
- a CDS encoding YegS/Rv2252/BmrU family lipid kinase, which yields MENVAFIINPFSAKKNYQPFLEELKKKVENPLYYISESIQGTDDFIQENFQNIDIFVAIGGDGTISTIARNLINTSKILAIFPAGSGNGFSNETNFRKNLDELLEKIKINKSRKIDTFTVNGQLSINVSGTGFDGKVVKEFEKTSRGFKNYIKVSLKTFFNYKPIKVKFFDEQYQQYNGKYLMLNIANTRQFGNNAYIAPNASKSDGLVDIVLVKKFPLAYSALFAYRMFTKKLKDDDYVTYLPVSEIEFKVNTKNWHLDGEFNKIKSPIHIKVQPSSLNILV from the coding sequence ATGGAAAATGTAGCATTTATTATTAATCCTTTTTCGGCCAAAAAGAATTACCAGCCTTTTCTTGAAGAATTAAAGAAAAAGGTAGAGAATCCTTTATACTATATCTCGGAATCTATTCAGGGTACCGATGATTTTATTCAGGAAAACTTTCAGAATATAGATATTTTTGTAGCCATAGGAGGGGATGGTACCATTTCTACGATTGCCAGAAATCTTATCAATACTTCTAAAATTTTAGCTATTTTTCCGGCAGGTTCAGGGAATGGATTTTCCAATGAAACTAATTTCAGGAAAAATCTGGATGAACTTTTGGAGAAAATTAAGATAAATAAATCCAGGAAGATCGATACTTTTACGGTTAATGGTCAACTGTCAATTAACGTTTCAGGAACAGGTTTTGATGGAAAAGTGGTGAAGGAGTTTGAAAAAACAAGCAGAGGATTTAAAAATTATATCAAAGTTTCTCTTAAGACATTTTTTAATTATAAGCCGATTAAAGTTAAGTTTTTTGATGAGCAGTATCAACAGTATAATGGAAAATACTTGATGTTGAACATTGCCAATACACGCCAGTTCGGGAACAATGCCTATATCGCACCCAATGCAAGTAAAAGTGATGGTTTGGTTGATATCGTTTTAGTGAAAAAATTTCCTTTAGCGTATTCTGCATTATTTGCTTACAGGATGTTCACGAAAAAACTAAAGGATGATGATTATGTAACCTATCTTCCGGTTTCAGAAATAGAATTTAAGGTGAATACAAAAAACTGGCATCTTGACGGGGAATTCAATAAGATAAAGTCGCCTATTCATATCAAAGTTCAACCTTCAAGTTTGAATATTCTTGTATAG